One Amaranthus tricolor cultivar Red isolate AtriRed21 chromosome 1, ASM2621246v1, whole genome shotgun sequence DNA window includes the following coding sequences:
- the LOC130823782 gene encoding uncharacterized protein LOC130823782 — protein MEMREKETDKEKEEEKLCKRCKLSFIPSSNTSSSCRFHPSFFVCRRHDDQIRYYELGPDDPPYDAKFYDCCGAEDPGAPGCSVASHVSYDDEC, from the exons ATGGAGATGAGAGAAAAGGAAACAGACAAGGAGAAAGAAGAGGAAAAGTTGTgcaagagatgcaaactcagcTTCATTCCTTCTTCCAACACCTCTTCTTCCTGCCGTTTTCACCCTTCCTTCTTTGTTTGTCGTCGTCACGATGATCAGATTAG GTACTACGAATTGGGGCCTGATGATCCACCATATGATGCCAAGTTCTATGACTGTTGTGGTGCCGAGGATCCTGGAGCTCCTGGTTGTAGTGTGGCTTCTCATGTCTCGTATGACGATGAATGTTGA